The Desulfobulbaceae bacterium region TGCCAAACAGTGCTTTGGAGAAGGCGGTGGCCATAATCGCAAATTGAAAAAGATGCTGGGGGCGACAATCGACATTGGCGCCAACATCCATCATGACCAACGGTTGCTTTAAAGTCGGGAAAATACCGGCGATACCGGGACGGGAGATGCCGGGCAAACGGCCAACTTCTTTAACTGCCGCAGCCAAGGTGGCGCCGGAATTTCCGGCGCTGACCACAGCTTCAACCTGATGCTGACGAAGAAGTTGAAAAGCGACCCGGATTGAAGAATCTTTTTTCTTGCGGATACCATCCATAGGCGACTCTTCCATGCCCACAACCTGAGTGGTGTGAACGATGGAAATTTTCGCCAGATGTTCGTTTCTGTCACGAGCGCACGCACCTTGACCGGAACATTGGATCAAATGCTGCTTGATCTGCTGATCCAGCAACTGCTGCAACGTCTGCTGATCCCCGACCAGCACGACCTGATGACCATAAACGCAAACGGCCTCTAAAGCACCTGCAATCAGCTGATCAGAGCCATGATCACCACCCATGGCGTCTAAGGCTATACGCACAGAATCTCTCCGGCGCAAGAATCCCTGTTCATTGCCATTATCACTATCCAGGCATGCATCACGGCAGCGCCCAGGGTATCAACCCGGTTTAGGGCCGCACGGTATCGCGTCATGATTGAACTAATTACTCAGCAGTCACTTCCTCAAATTTCACTACTGTCCGTCCGTGATAAACACCACATCCGCCACAGAGGCGATGGGGCTGCTTCGGTTCGTTACAGTTAGGACAGACAGATACATTGGGAGCGGTCAAAAAATCATGGGCGCGTCGTGTTCTGGTGCGACTATGGGAGTGTCTTCTTTTCGGTAATGCCATGGTGATACCTCGTTATGTTAAAGTCCCGTATCGGGGTGAGAGTTAATATGTTCTAATGAAAAAGTATAACTATTAAGGTCAATTGCCAGAAAGGAGAGAGGCAACATTATTTACCTTTTATTTGGGCCAGGGCCTTAAATGGCGAATTAGACTCATTTTCCCGACAGGTACATGGGGCCTTATTCAAATTCTTACCGCAATGGGAGCAAAGCCCACGACAGTTGTCTGAGCAGACACGCTTGACGGGAAGCATCAATAGCACCTGCTGCTCCAGTATGTTTTCAACATTAAGAGCTGGTTCCCGTATAAATACGACATCCATCTCTTCTTCTGGACATTCATGCTCTCCAGCATCCACTGACCAATAAGGATCATCGGATGGAAGATATTCAAACTCAATTTGGAAACATTCGTCATACCTGTCTTCATAAGCCTCAAGACAGCAATCACACTCAACCCGGATAACAAATTGCAACCTACCATCCAAAACAACCTGTCGGTTTCGACGGGTCATCAACAGATCAGCCTGAACCGGACCAACGCTTGACCAATCACCCTCTGGAAACCATGAAGCGTCGTGGATCCCCAAAGTCAGTCCCGTCTCAGGGATTTCATCAAAAAGTATTTTCATGGCCAGACACTAGGGGCAGATACCGCTCATCAAAGGCCAACCAGGCGGCTGACAACTCACCCTCTCCATGGCTGAGGCAATAATTCGATTCGAAAGAACAGAGGAATATAAGAAATTACGTCCCGATGTCAAGCATTTTAAGCAGAGGAGGCATTTTCATGTAAGGTCTACTCAGATCTGGCCTTCTACAGGCTCAGGCCGAACTGGAAAATATAACTATATTTGTGAAACGATTTACTGATAGAAACAATTATAGAATGAGCTTGAATTTAAGTGGTTAAGTTCATTAAGCGAAGGAAGTGGCCTCTTGTGGCCACTTCCTTCGCTTAATAGACCAGTCTTGACAGTGGATTTGCTCAGAAGTCCTCGAAGGAATCTTCATTGTCCAGGGGGATGACGGATTTCGGATTGATGGCCTTGGGCTTGACTGGCGGTTTTTGAGGAGAGCTTTTGGGTTGGGGGAGTACTGTCAGTGCCGGTCTTGCCGGTATTTTTTTGATCGAACTAGGGATGGTTGAAAGTCTTGTAGAGGGTAATTTTTGTGCCGCAGGCGATTGTTTTGCGGTGCTTGCTCCTTTACCATCGATCAAGGAACGTAGATCTATGACGGTATCGATCATACTTGCTGCTTGACTGCTT contains the following coding sequences:
- the plsX gene encoding phosphate acyltransferase PlsX; translated protein: MRIALDAMGGDHGSDQLIAGALEAVCVYGHQVVLVGDQQTLQQLLDQQIKQHLIQCSGQGACARDRNEHLAKISIVHTTQVVGMEESPMDGIRKKKDSSIRVAFQLLRQHQVEAVVSAGNSGATLAAAVKEVGRLPGISRPGIAGIFPTLKQPLVMMDVGANVDCRPQHLFQFAIMATAFSKALFGIEHPKVALLSIGEEGGKGNALVKSTHEILRQSTLNYIGNVEGRDVFRGDVDVMVCDGFVGNICLKLSEGLAEALVSMLREELKRSLKSKVGYLLTRKAYANIKKRTDYAEYGGGPLLGFNGTGIICHGRSNAMAIKNAIRVAGELVNNKMNERIIEMLGASEALVVDQEGE
- a CDS encoding 50S ribosomal protein L32; the protein is MALPKRRHSHSRTRTRRAHDFLTAPNVSVCPNCNEPKQPHRLCGGCGVYHGRTVVKFEEVTAE
- a CDS encoding DUF177 domain-containing protein yields the protein MKILFDEIPETGLTLGIHDASWFPEGDWSSVGPVQADLLMTRRNRQVVLDGRLQFVIRVECDCCLEAYEDRYDECFQIEFEYLPSDDPYWSVDAGEHECPEEEMDVVFIREPALNVENILEQQVLLMLPVKRVCSDNCRGLCSHCGKNLNKAPCTCRENESNSPFKALAQIKGK